Proteins from one Brockia lithotrophica genomic window:
- a CDS encoding Alpha,alpha-trehalose-phosphate synthase [UDP-forming] → MKLVIVANRLPYRVRPDRSLELSPGGLVSGLLSFFRAAGLQKDEYLWIGWPGNEENNDPKLREVLANHQALPVFLDAEEVETFYHGFSNDTLWPLLHSFPCWASFSQEHWKGYVRVNEKFARAALEVLEDDDIVWIHDYQLMLVPGILRRERPALRIGFFLHIPFPAPEVFLLLPWAREILGHLLGADLIGFHTYEYTQNFMRAVTRALGFEHDMQYVVLEDRVVRVDTFPLGVDFARWNTCGELPEVQAEEKKLREAALGRKVVFSADRLDYTKGIFGRLLAFERFLEAHPETRENVLFMLVVVPSREQVPRYREMKEEIERKVGEINGRFSSHGRIPVHYYYRNLSFPELCASYRTADAVLVTPLKDGMNLVAKEFVATRSDLSGTLILSEFAGSARELGEAFLVNPNSPEELARALAIALDLPEDEKRRRLAAMRERIRRYDARRWGEDFLRALAEVSGRRIELRTRVVTEPLVAAFRAEYRKAQDAIFFLDYDGTLVPLVRDPSLAAPDPELLKLLASLARPRKSEVVVISGRSRADLERWLGQLPIALVAEHGLWIRTVEGTWEQAAEGVPEELERLRGVLEFYVDRLPQAFLEEKTFSIAFHYRKADPEMAAVIVPELVDELVQLTANSPLHVLSGHKVVEVRPAGMTKGSAARRFLRDQSFVFAAGDDVTDEDLFRALPETAITVRVGAKPSHATYTVPTPHDLRKILAAFVERP, encoded by the coding sequence GTGAAGCTCGTGATCGTCGCCAACCGCCTTCCCTACCGCGTGCGGCCGGACCGATCGCTCGAGCTGAGCCCGGGCGGCCTCGTGTCCGGCCTTCTCTCGTTTTTCCGCGCCGCCGGACTTCAGAAAGACGAGTACCTGTGGATCGGCTGGCCGGGAAACGAGGAGAACAACGATCCAAAACTGCGAGAGGTGCTCGCCAATCACCAGGCACTTCCCGTATTTCTCGACGCAGAAGAGGTAGAGACCTTTTACCACGGTTTTTCCAACGACACCCTCTGGCCGCTTCTCCACTCCTTTCCCTGCTGGGCGAGCTTTTCCCAAGAACATTGGAAAGGGTACGTGCGCGTAAACGAAAAATTCGCCCGGGCGGCGCTCGAGGTCCTCGAGGACGACGACATCGTCTGGATCCACGACTACCAACTCATGCTCGTTCCGGGCATCCTCCGAAGGGAGCGCCCGGCTCTCCGCATAGGCTTCTTCCTTCACATTCCCTTCCCCGCACCGGAAGTCTTCCTCCTTCTCCCTTGGGCGCGGGAGATCCTCGGCCACCTCCTAGGGGCCGACCTCATAGGCTTTCATACCTACGAGTACACGCAAAACTTCATGCGGGCGGTAACCCGAGCCCTGGGGTTCGAACACGACATGCAGTACGTCGTCCTCGAGGACCGCGTCGTGCGCGTGGACACGTTTCCCTTGGGCGTGGATTTCGCGCGCTGGAATACATGCGGGGAACTTCCCGAGGTACAGGCGGAAGAAAAGAAGCTCCGGGAAGCGGCACTCGGGCGCAAGGTTGTCTTTTCCGCCGACCGCCTCGACTATACAAAGGGAATATTCGGTCGTCTCCTCGCCTTCGAACGCTTTCTGGAAGCGCACCCGGAAACGCGCGAGAACGTCCTCTTTATGCTCGTCGTCGTGCCCTCGCGGGAACAGGTACCTCGTTACCGGGAGATGAAAGAGGAAATCGAACGGAAGGTCGGGGAAATCAACGGCCGCTTCAGCTCCCACGGACGCATCCCCGTCCACTACTACTACCGGAACCTGTCCTTCCCCGAACTCTGTGCGTCCTACCGCACCGCGGACGCCGTCCTCGTGACGCCGCTCAAGGACGGCATGAACCTCGTCGCCAAGGAATTCGTGGCGACGCGCTCAGACCTTTCCGGGACCCTCATCCTCTCCGAGTTTGCGGGGAGCGCCCGTGAACTCGGAGAAGCGTTCCTCGTGAACCCAAACTCCCCCGAAGAACTCGCCCGCGCTCTCGCCATTGCCCTCGATCTCCCTGAAGACGAGAAGCGCCGCCGCCTTGCGGCGATGCGCGAGCGAATTCGCCGCTACGATGCGAGGCGCTGGGGGGAAGATTTCCTCCGCGCCCTCGCCGAGGTGTCCGGACGGCGTATCGAGCTCCGGACGCGAGTCGTGACCGAACCTCTTGTGGCGGCCTTCCGCGCTGAGTACCGGAAAGCCCAAGACGCCATCTTCTTCCTCGACTACGACGGCACGCTCGTCCCGCTCGTTCGCGATCCTTCCCTCGCTGCGCCTGATCCCGAGCTCCTCAAACTCCTCGCCTCTCTCGCCCGCCCGCGTAAAAGCGAAGTCGTCGTGATCTCCGGACGCAGCCGCGCGGATCTCGAGCGTTGGTTAGGTCAACTTCCCATCGCCCTCGTCGCCGAACACGGGCTCTGGATTCGGACGGTGGAAGGGACGTGGGAACAGGCAGCAGAGGGAGTTCCAGAGGAGCTCGAAAGGCTCAGGGGCGTGCTCGAATTCTACGTCGACCGCCTGCCCCAGGCCTTCCTCGAGGAAAAGACGTTCTCCATCGCCTTCCACTACCGCAAGGCCGACCCCGAAATGGCGGCGGTGATCGTACCCGAGCTCGTGGACGAACTCGTACAGCTCACGGCAAATTCCCCGCTCCACGTCCTCTCCGGACACAAAGTCGTAGAGGTGCGCCCGGCAGGAATGACCAAGGGGAGCGCCGCCCGACGTTTCTTACGCGATCAGAGCTTTGTCTTCGCCGCCGGCGACGATGTCACAGACGAAGATCTCTTTCGCGCCCTTCCCGAGACGGCGATAACGGTGCGCGTAGGGGCAAAGCCCTCCCACGCCACCTACACCGTCCCCACGCCCCACGATCTCCGCAAAATTTTGGCGGCGTTCGTGGAACGTCCTTGA
- a CDS encoding 5'-methylthioadenosine nucleosidase, whose protein sequence is MRIGILAALREEFLPLVARLEDVREGEAARRPVVHGRLGGQEVTLIAAGVGKVNAAMAAQILIDRYAVSALYLTGVAGGAAPGLRPGDVVVADEVLQHDVDSTPLGFAPGEIPFADRWIFSTDERLRARLLWAAEAVTGKPPLVGRIVSGDRFIADREEVVRLRERFRAAAVEMEGGALGQVAWANGVPFAVLRTVSDTADGEAPRDFSAFLAESAERAASILVRAIAG, encoded by the coding sequence GTGCGCATCGGAATTCTCGCCGCGTTGCGCGAAGAATTTCTGCCGCTCGTCGCCCGCTTGGAGGACGTGCGCGAAGGGGAAGCCGCCCGCCGGCCCGTCGTCCACGGCCGCCTCGGAGGACAGGAGGTCACCCTCATCGCCGCCGGCGTGGGCAAGGTGAACGCGGCGATGGCCGCGCAAATCCTCATCGATCGGTACGCCGTTTCCGCCCTCTACCTCACCGGCGTAGCCGGCGGCGCCGCCCCGGGGCTTCGTCCCGGCGACGTGGTCGTCGCGGACGAAGTCCTCCAGCACGACGTGGATTCCACGCCGCTGGGGTTTGCGCCGGGGGAAATCCCCTTTGCCGATCGGTGGATCTTTTCCACCGACGAACGGCTGCGCGCTCGCCTTCTTTGGGCGGCGGAAGCCGTGACCGGGAAGCCGCCCCTCGTCGGGCGCATCGTTTCCGGCGACCGTTTCATCGCCGACCGGGAGGAGGTCGTCCGCCTTCGGGAGCGGTTTCGCGCCGCGGCCGTGGAGATGGAGGGAGGAGCCCTCGGGCAGGTGGCGTGGGCCAACGGGGTGCCCTTTGCCGTCTTGCGCACCGTGAGCGATACGGCGGACGGAGAGGCGCCGCGGGACTTTTCCGCTTTTTTGGCCGAGTCGGCCGAGAGGGCCGCGTCCATCCTCGTGCGCGCGATCGCGGGGTGA
- a CDS encoding Catabolite control protein A, with protein MSVTIYDVAKRAGVSMATVSRVINGSPNVRPATRKKVLKVIEELGYRPNAVARGLASRRTTTIGVILPDISSVFFAELARGIEDIANMYDYDIIISSSDANRDKELSLIGSMLERQVEGILFLGGHLDDAHRRLFKTANVPVVLVATEDPEREFASVRIDLRRAAYDAVRFLLERGHERVAFLTDPLHAPMARARYAGYVEALAEQGRRVEEHLVVETHPYYERALKAMATLLALPSEKRPTAIFAASDELAIAAVHAVQDADLSVPDDVEVVGFDNTRIAQMVRPMLTSVVQPMYDLGAVAMRLLTKFIRQEPVESRDVVLPHRIEFRASTRPRVGTP; from the coding sequence ATGTCGGTAACGATTTACGACGTAGCGAAGCGTGCAGGCGTTTCCATGGCCACGGTGTCCCGGGTGATCAACGGGAGCCCCAACGTACGCCCCGCCACGCGGAAGAAGGTGCTCAAGGTCATCGAAGAGCTAGGTTACCGCCCCAACGCCGTCGCCCGCGGGCTCGCAAGCCGCCGGACGACGACGATCGGCGTGATTTTGCCGGACATCTCGAGCGTCTTCTTTGCCGAGCTTGCCCGCGGCATCGAAGACATCGCCAACATGTACGACTACGACATCATCATCTCCAGTTCGGACGCCAACCGGGACAAGGAGCTCTCGCTCATCGGGAGCATGCTCGAGCGCCAGGTGGAGGGGATTCTCTTCCTCGGTGGCCATTTGGATGACGCCCACCGCCGCCTGTTCAAGACCGCCAACGTTCCGGTCGTCCTCGTCGCCACGGAAGATCCGGAGCGAGAGTTCGCTTCCGTGCGCATCGACCTGCGACGCGCCGCCTACGACGCCGTACGCTTCCTCCTCGAGCGCGGGCACGAGCGCGTCGCCTTCCTCACGGATCCCCTTCACGCCCCCATGGCGCGCGCCCGCTACGCCGGGTACGTGGAGGCTCTGGCCGAACAAGGGCGGCGCGTAGAGGAGCACCTCGTCGTGGAGACGCACCCGTACTACGAGCGCGCCCTCAAGGCGATGGCTACCCTCCTCGCTCTCCCGTCGGAAAAACGGCCTACGGCGATCTTCGCCGCGAGCGACGAGCTCGCCATCGCCGCCGTGCACGCCGTACAGGACGCCGACCTTTCCGTGCCCGACGACGTGGAAGTCGTCGGCTTCGACAACACGCGCATCGCCCAGATGGTCCGCCCGATGCTCACCTCCGTCGTGCAGCCCATGTACGACCTGGGAGCCGTCGCCATGCGGCTTCTCACGAAGTTCATCCGGCAGGAACCGGTGGAGTCGCGGGACGTCGTTCTTCCCCATCGCATCGAGTTCCGCGCCTCTACGCGCCCGCGCGTGGGGACGCCGTAG
- a CDS encoding 2-keto-3-deoxy-D-arabino-heptulosonate-7-phosphate synthase I beta — translation MGSRETEEQTAERTLQALREELDEINAEILRWLSRRAEVVLEIGRLKLRQGINRFDPVREKEMLDRLAAMNPGPFDDTTIRHIFKTIFAASLQLQKKEEEASLLVSRKRHPEGTVVEVGPVRIGAGVPAVVAGPCSVESYEQTRAVAEALREEGLTLLRGGAFKPRTSPYDFQGLGFEGLRILREVADEFGLKVVSEILAPEDLETALPFVDVVQIGARNMQNFALLKAAGHIDRPVLLKRGLSATIEEFKYAAEYILAHGNPNVILCERGIRTFERATRNTLDISAVPILKAETHLPVCVDVTHAAGRRDILLPLAKAALAAGADALMIEVHPQPEVALSDAQQQVNVSDFRAWLGELRRMFGAVV, via the coding sequence TTGGGTTCTCGCGAAACCGAGGAGCAGACAGCGGAGCGCACCCTTCAGGCGTTGCGCGAGGAACTCGACGAGATCAACGCAGAGATCCTCCGCTGGCTTAGCCGTCGTGCGGAAGTGGTGCTCGAGATCGGGCGCCTCAAGCTCCGACAGGGGATCAACCGTTTCGACCCCGTGCGCGAAAAGGAGATGCTCGACCGCCTTGCGGCGATGAACCCCGGTCCTTTCGATGATACCACGATTCGCCACATCTTCAAGACGATCTTCGCCGCCTCGCTTCAGCTGCAAAAGAAAGAAGAAGAAGCCTCGCTCCTCGTGAGCCGGAAGCGGCACCCCGAGGGAACGGTCGTCGAAGTGGGCCCCGTGCGCATCGGCGCCGGCGTGCCGGCGGTGGTCGCCGGTCCCTGTTCCGTGGAATCTTACGAGCAGACCCGGGCGGTAGCCGAGGCCCTCCGGGAAGAAGGGCTCACGCTCCTCCGGGGCGGGGCGTTTAAGCCACGTACCTCGCCGTACGACTTCCAGGGGCTCGGTTTCGAAGGGCTGAGGATCCTCCGCGAGGTAGCCGACGAGTTCGGCCTCAAGGTCGTGAGCGAGATCCTCGCGCCGGAAGATCTGGAGACGGCCCTTCCCTTCGTCGACGTCGTCCAGATCGGAGCGCGCAACATGCAGAACTTCGCCCTCCTCAAGGCGGCGGGACACATCGATCGTCCGGTTCTCCTCAAGCGGGGGCTTTCGGCGACGATCGAGGAGTTCAAGTACGCCGCGGAGTACATCCTCGCCCACGGAAACCCGAACGTGATCCTCTGCGAGCGCGGAATCCGCACCTTCGAACGGGCGACGCGCAACACCCTGGATATCTCCGCCGTCCCCATTCTCAAGGCGGAAACGCATCTGCCCGTGTGCGTAGACGTCACCCACGCCGCAGGTCGGCGGGACATCCTCCTTCCCTTGGCCAAGGCGGCCCTCGCCGCGGGGGCCGACGCCCTCATGATCGAGGTCCATCCGCAGCCGGAGGTCGCCCTGTCCGACGCCCAGCAGCAGGTGAACGTCTCCGATTTCCGCGCGTGGCTTGGAGAGCTCCGCCGCATGTTCGGTGCAGTCGTGTAG
- a CDS encoding Cell division protein FtsA gives MRFALDIGTQNVVGVLLEEVDQDKGDGKRVFRPIAWAEAAHVHGAMRDGQVLDAARAADTVRRVVDALLASADVPRLPPVRLAAAGRALTTAHGRAREVHGTRRRFAEQDASRLVWEALENARSEAPKGATLVGYEVVRFVLDGEEYPSLAGQSGFVAEGEVLATFLPRSVLDGLLATVERAGLEPHSITLEPLAALHAVVPSELRHLDLALVDMGAGTSDVAIVREGKIVAYRMLPLAGDELTEALARELFAGIDEAERVKREAYGNGAAAEDLLSFEDALGRGRKIRVAEVREILRPTLARIADALAELLAPEAVRPQGIFLVGGTSHIPDWPRMLADRLGLPQERIVRRDARGIRRLALAADDPAGPETVTPYAIGLAEEDATLRATGVWVNERPAVVLSFRTPTVADALLAAGLGPRDAYGPPGAGVSVRVNGEVRTFPGELGSPPTLERKGERVTPDTPVAAGDRITVRRGAPGRPRQLAVRDLLRAQDYVPLVLNGAFRLLPPLVFRRGERLSPEDFLHDGDEVLVRPLTTVGDLLESLGAPEPWWEEHTAVVDGRAVRWVRRAVRVWEEGPEGRRELPPHAPLGRGMRLFLSPIPPVHPPLEELLVPGEGEVPTTLVYVQGRSVRLPRLRRVWRTPDGRTFTRETPVEPGVLLARVEEPLPEPTVGAALSAVFSELPRPPAGFRIRIEKNGLPAEPEDPVREGDRVDLRLERRERKDDVAQTPLGTGGAES, from the coding sequence ATGCGCTTCGCGCTCGACATCGGGACGCAAAACGTCGTTGGCGTACTTCTCGAAGAGGTCGACCAAGACAAGGGAGACGGAAAGCGGGTGTTTCGGCCGATCGCCTGGGCGGAAGCCGCCCACGTCCACGGGGCGATGCGCGACGGGCAGGTCCTCGACGCGGCACGCGCCGCAGATACCGTCCGCCGCGTCGTAGACGCCCTCTTGGCTTCGGCGGACGTGCCCCGCCTCCCGCCCGTACGCCTGGCGGCGGCGGGACGCGCGCTCACCACGGCCCACGGGCGCGCGCGGGAAGTGCACGGCACCCGCCGCCGATTCGCCGAGCAAGACGCCTCGCGTCTGGTCTGGGAAGCTTTGGAAAACGCCCGGAGCGAAGCGCCGAAGGGCGCGACCCTCGTGGGCTACGAGGTCGTGCGCTTCGTCCTCGACGGCGAGGAGTACCCTTCCCTCGCGGGACAAAGCGGCTTCGTCGCGGAGGGGGAAGTCCTCGCCACCTTCCTCCCGCGGTCGGTCCTCGACGGCCTTCTGGCGACCGTGGAGCGCGCGGGTCTCGAACCCCACTCGATCACCCTCGAGCCCCTCGCCGCCCTCCACGCCGTCGTCCCTTCCGAGCTCCGTCACCTCGACCTCGCCCTCGTGGACATGGGGGCGGGAACGAGCGACGTGGCGATCGTCCGCGAAGGGAAGATCGTCGCCTACCGCATGCTCCCCCTGGCGGGCGACGAGCTCACGGAGGCTTTGGCGCGCGAACTTTTCGCGGGAATCGACGAAGCGGAGCGCGTAAAACGGGAAGCCTACGGAAACGGCGCGGCGGCGGAAGACCTCCTCTCCTTCGAAGACGCCCTGGGCCGGGGGCGGAAAATCCGCGTAGCGGAAGTGCGCGAGATCCTTCGGCCCACCCTGGCCCGAATTGCAGACGCCCTCGCCGAACTCCTCGCACCGGAGGCCGTACGCCCTCAGGGGATCTTCCTTGTAGGGGGCACCTCGCACATCCCCGACTGGCCCCGAATGCTCGCGGACCGCCTCGGCCTTCCCCAAGAGCGGATCGTTCGCCGCGACGCGCGGGGGATTCGCCGCCTCGCCCTCGCCGCAGACGACCCCGCAGGCCCCGAGACGGTCACCCCATACGCCATCGGCCTCGCGGAGGAAGACGCAACTCTTCGGGCGACGGGCGTGTGGGTAAACGAGCGGCCGGCCGTCGTCCTCAGCTTCCGGACCCCCACCGTCGCCGACGCCCTGCTCGCCGCAGGGCTCGGCCCTCGGGACGCCTACGGTCCTCCCGGTGCCGGCGTGAGCGTACGCGTGAACGGCGAAGTTCGTACCTTCCCCGGGGAGTTGGGGAGCCCACCGACCCTCGAACGGAAGGGGGAACGCGTTACCCCGGACACCCCCGTAGCCGCGGGCGACCGAATTACCGTCCGTCGAGGGGCACCCGGACGACCCAGGCAGCTCGCCGTGCGGGACCTCCTCCGCGCCCAAGACTACGTCCCCCTCGTCTTGAACGGGGCCTTCCGGCTTCTGCCTCCTCTGGTGTTTCGCCGGGGGGAGCGCCTCTCGCCCGAGGACTTCCTCCACGACGGAGACGAAGTCCTCGTTCGCCCCCTGACAACCGTCGGAGACCTCCTCGAGTCTCTCGGGGCGCCCGAACCGTGGTGGGAAGAACACACGGCCGTGGTGGACGGCCGCGCCGTCCGCTGGGTCCGCCGGGCGGTTCGCGTGTGGGAAGAAGGCCCGGAAGGGCGGCGTGAGCTCCCTCCCCACGCACCTCTCGGGCGCGGGATGCGGCTCTTCCTCTCCCCCATCCCGCCCGTCCACCCTCCGCTAGAGGAACTCCTCGTGCCCGGAGAGGGAGAGGTACCGACGACGCTCGTGTACGTGCAGGGGCGTTCGGTCCGCCTCCCCCGCCTCCGTCGGGTTTGGCGCACCCCCGACGGGCGCACCTTTACCCGCGAGACGCCCGTAGAACCGGGCGTGCTTCTTGCGCGGGTGGAGGAACCGCTTCCCGAACCCACGGTAGGAGCGGCCCTCTCCGCAGTCTTTTCGGAACTCCCCCGGCCGCCGGCGGGGTTCCGCATCCGCATCGAAAAAAACGGCCTTCCGGCCGAACCGGAAGACCCCGTACGCGAGGGGGACCGGGTAGACCTCCGCCTCGAACGCCGCGAACGAAAGGACGACGTGGCTCAGACTCCCTTAGGAACCGGGGGCGCCGAAAGCTAA
- a CDS encoding putative methyltransferase, DUF43 family, whose amino-acid sequence MDPLSQLATRAQERGGVRLYRKNVEKALTALRSTEDFWVFVDRADLPVPAAAAIVEVLREDGYLAVEEDRLRWTPAGLAWLETQNVPPYTSHLCPACEGRGIPFTADKELYREFLRVSAGRPPAIQDFDQGSVTPETTVSRVLFLEQNGDLWGKDILVLGAEDDLTGLAIALTRKARRVLVLDIDARLVDFDNRAFRELGIDNAEARVFDLRNPLPEELLGAFDVFVSDPPETLASFRAFIGRGIAALREEGAVGYFGLTLRDASVYKWREFQRLLTGEFGVVITDILQNFNHYTNWDYHPRTRAAQIAPVAHPPRDIWYRSAWYRIEVLPGFVRWNEPIDDDVFYLDEEGTTT is encoded by the coding sequence GTGGATCCCCTGTCGCAACTTGCAACGCGCGCCCAGGAACGGGGAGGCGTTCGCCTCTACCGCAAAAACGTGGAAAAGGCCCTCACGGCCCTCAGGAGTACGGAGGACTTTTGGGTGTTCGTCGACCGCGCGGATCTGCCCGTGCCGGCGGCAGCGGCCATCGTCGAGGTTCTCCGGGAAGACGGGTACCTCGCCGTCGAAGAAGACCGCCTCCGATGGACTCCCGCAGGGCTCGCGTGGCTCGAAACCCAAAACGTCCCCCCTTACACCTCCCACCTGTGCCCCGCGTGCGAAGGCCGGGGAATCCCGTTTACCGCGGATAAGGAGCTCTATCGCGAATTTCTCCGCGTGAGCGCAGGCCGACCTCCGGCCATTCAAGACTTCGACCAGGGCTCCGTGACCCCGGAGACGACCGTGTCGCGCGTCCTCTTCCTCGAACAAAACGGCGACCTCTGGGGGAAGGACATCCTCGTCCTCGGCGCGGAAGACGACCTCACGGGGCTCGCCATCGCGCTCACGCGCAAGGCGCGCCGCGTGCTCGTCCTCGACATCGATGCCAGGCTCGTCGATTTCGACAACCGCGCCTTCCGCGAGCTCGGGATCGACAACGCGGAGGCGCGGGTCTTCGACCTGAGAAACCCTCTACCCGAAGAGCTCCTCGGCGCCTTCGACGTCTTCGTCTCCGATCCCCCGGAAACCCTCGCTTCCTTCCGCGCCTTCATCGGCCGCGGGATCGCCGCCCTGCGGGAGGAGGGGGCTGTGGGCTACTTCGGGCTCACGCTGCGGGACGCCTCCGTCTACAAATGGCGGGAATTCCAGCGCCTCCTCACCGGCGAATTCGGCGTCGTGATCACGGACATCTTGCAAAACTTCAACCACTACACGAACTGGGACTATCACCCGCGCACGCGGGCGGCGCAGATCGCCCCCGTCGCCCACCCCCCGCGGGATATTTGGTACCGCTCGGCCTGGTACCGCATCGAAGTCCTTCCGGGGTTTGTGCGCTGGAACGAACCGATCGACGACGACGTGTTCTACCTCGACGAGGAAGGAACGACGACCTAG
- a CDS encoding Mannose-6-phosphate isomerase, which produces MEAYPLRLEPLLVERPWGGTSLARLFPGAPRRGNGKNLVGEAWILSDHPTHASRIVDGPLAGRTLREFARDFPHAAFGACTSPGPDGRFPLLVKFIEAAEDLSVQVHPDDAYALEHEGDLGKSEAWYFLRTNSAGTVLAGHRFPDRDTYFRAVREGRVRDYLLVAAVRPKTFLYIPAGTVHALLADTVVVEIQEASDVTYRIYDWDRIDSATGKARELHVEKAADVLRFDAAGKIPDVREGDIDTPYFFASRFALPRGERLSLAPASRRCPLVLVGVEGEASVDADGAPVGREFLRKGTTLFLPATLGETTIFAREDAEFLLVEPKSPTRGA; this is translated from the coding sequence GTGGAAGCGTATCCGCTCCGCCTCGAACCCCTTCTCGTCGAACGCCCTTGGGGAGGGACGTCGCTCGCCCGGCTCTTTCCCGGCGCTCCCAGACGGGGAAACGGAAAAAACCTCGTGGGCGAGGCGTGGATTCTCTCCGATCACCCCACCCATGCGAGCCGCATCGTCGACGGTCCGTTGGCGGGGCGAACCCTGCGAGAATTTGCCCGCGATTTTCCCCACGCCGCCTTTGGCGCCTGCACGTCGCCCGGACCCGACGGGCGCTTCCCGCTCCTCGTGAAATTCATCGAAGCGGCGGAGGACCTCTCCGTTCAAGTTCACCCGGACGACGCCTATGCCCTCGAGCACGAGGGGGACCTCGGAAAGAGCGAGGCGTGGTACTTCCTCCGCACGAATTCCGCAGGTACCGTACTTGCGGGACATCGGTTTCCCGACCGCGACACATACTTCCGGGCCGTACGCGAGGGACGCGTGCGCGATTACCTCCTCGTGGCCGCCGTTCGCCCCAAAACCTTCCTGTACATCCCCGCAGGAACCGTACATGCGCTCCTCGCAGATACGGTTGTCGTGGAGATCCAAGAAGCATCGGACGTCACCTACCGCATCTACGACTGGGACCGCATCGACTCCGCAACCGGTAAGGCGCGCGAACTTCACGTGGAAAAAGCCGCGGACGTCCTCCGCTTCGATGCGGCCGGCAAAATCCCGGACGTCCGCGAGGGAGACATAGACACGCCTTACTTCTTCGCCTCGCGCTTCGCGCTCCCGCGGGGCGAACGTCTCTCCCTCGCGCCGGCCAGCCGACGTTGCCCGCTCGTCCTCGTAGGCGTGGAAGGCGAGGCAAGCGTCGATGCAGACGGCGCGCCCGTCGGAAGGGAATTCTTGCGGAAGGGTACGACGCTCTTCCTCCCGGCGACGTTGGGGGAGACGACGATCTTCGCCCGGGAAGACGCGGAATTCCTCCTCGTAGAGCCGAAATCGCCGACGCGCGGGGCGTAA
- a CDS encoding Alkyl hydroperoxide reductase subunit C-like protein yields MPVLASLLSSKRRLPPPPAPRRATLPRGSGAYPHAGGGFYPRWETPFPLTEAERCGILFLRDDNSSQSNNGGISMTQEAQVQVQGEVAPSLPRIGEKAPYFDAVTSHGRKSLDDYKGKWLILFSHPADFTPVCTTEFVALQNLYAELKKRNVELLGLSIDSLYSHIAWVRNIEEKLGVKIEFPIIADLDMKVAKAYGMIMPAQSSTSAVRALFVIDPDQIVRLILYYPQEIGRNTDEVLRIVDALQVATKHGVAIPANWRPGEKVIVPPPRTQQDAEKRVKEPGLEVVDWYLSKKSLA; encoded by the coding sequence GTGCCCGTTCTCGCCTCCCTCCTGAGCTCCAAACGCCGCCTTCCCCCACCTCCCGCTCCCCGTCGCGCAACTTTGCCCCGCGGGTCAGGCGCATACCCGCACGCCGGAGGGGGATTCTATCCTCGGTGGGAAACTCCTTTCCCCTTGACGGAAGCGGAGCGTTGTGGTATTCTCTTCCTTAGAGACGATAATTCGTCTCAATCCAACAATGGAGGGATTTCAATGACACAGGAAGCTCAGGTTCAGGTCCAGGGAGAAGTGGCTCCCTCGCTTCCGCGGATTGGCGAAAAGGCCCCCTATTTCGACGCCGTGACCTCTCACGGCCGAAAGTCCCTCGACGACTACAAGGGGAAGTGGCTCATCCTCTTCTCCCACCCGGCGGACTTCACGCCCGTGTGCACGACGGAGTTCGTGGCGCTCCAAAACCTCTACGCCGAGCTCAAGAAGCGGAACGTCGAGCTTTTGGGCCTCAGCATCGACAGCCTCTACTCGCACATCGCCTGGGTGCGGAACATCGAAGAAAAGCTCGGGGTGAAGATCGAGTTCCCGATCATCGCCGACCTCGACATGAAGGTCGCCAAGGCCTACGGGATGATCATGCCCGCCCAGTCCTCAACCAGCGCCGTACGCGCCCTCTTCGTCATCGACCCCGACCAGATCGTGCGCCTCATCCTCTACTACCCGCAGGAAATCGGGCGCAACACGGATGAGGTCCTTCGCATCGTCGACGCCCTGCAGGTGGCGACGAAGCACGGCGTGGCAATTCCGGCAAACTGGCGTCCCGGGGAAAAGGTCATCGTACCTCCGCCCCGGACGCAGCAAGACGCAGAAAAGCGCGTGAAGGAGCCGGGCCTCGAAGTCGTCGACTGGTACCTCTCGAAGAAATCCCTCGCCTGA